Proteins found in one Crassostrea angulata isolate pt1a10 chromosome 3, ASM2561291v2, whole genome shotgun sequence genomic segment:
- the LOC128175299 gene encoding octopamine receptor beta-1R-like, whose amino-acid sequence MSGCLEYTINETANHELGATWNSTRYLERDAKDFISALVAFVTGGTSFVLNVLVFITLFISKELRQNTHYNLVLCLSLSDLVLGLSMCVGGFRLFTPRWATFYAPCVMTSVMFISGITLSFFQTFLISFHRFLKLSDTDLDRVLLKENRKYVTYILIWLIVLGFNISMVHFRHHTEKLLFCKFKCVFGSRYPIMVIYFQTATILLLSLTIIFYCLTIHQVRQRYRRTFAWHAHQRNPTSNDPNSNELTPPSYVGGEQMTLQMKKKIFGSMKLIGFIICALLFCTCPMVIASFFDPSQKVLFVVATLACFNSVINPFIYVFNIEKLRREWKNIWQIIKVF is encoded by the coding sequence ATGTCTGGGTGCCTAGAATACACAATAAATGAAACAGCCAACCACGAGCTGGGTGCAACATGGAACAGCACTCGATACTTGGAAAGGGACGCCAAAGATTTTATTTCGGCCCTTGTTGCATTCGTCACCGGAGGGACTTCTTTCGTGCTCAACGTTTTGGTCTTCATAACTCTTTTTATCAGCAAAGAACTCCGACAAAACACGCATTATAATCTGGTTCTCTGTCTATCCCTCAGTGATCTGGTTCTCGGACTCAGTATGTGTGTGGGCGGCTTCCGGCTCTTCACCCCGCGCTGGGCCACCTTCTACGCACCTTGTGTAATGACCAGCGTCATGTTTATCAGCGGCATTACTCTCTCGTTCTTTCAGACTTTCCTCATcagcttccatcgctttttgaaATTATCGGATACCGACCTGGACCGGGTTTTACTGAAAGAGAATAGGAAGTATGTgacttacattttaatttggCTCATTGTTCTTGGCTTCAATATATCCATGGTCCATTTTCGCCACCATACCGAAAAACTACTATTTTGCAAGTTTAAATGCGTATTTGGCTCTCGTTATCCAATCATGGTGATATATTTTCAGACTGCAACAATATTGCTTCTATCTCTCACCATCATCTTTTACTGCCTGACCATTCACCAAGTGAGGCAACGTTACAGGCGAACGTTTGCTTGGCATGCGCACCAGAGGAATCCCACTTCGAACGACCCCAACTCAAATGAGCTCACGCCGCCATCGTACGTGGGAGGCGAACAAATGACTCtacaaatgaagaaaaaaatatttgggtCTATGAAATTAATTGGGTTCATTATTTGCGCCCTTCTCTTTTGTACTTGCCCTATGGTAATAGCGTCTTTCTTCGACCCCTCGCAAAAGGTTTTGTTCGTAGTAGCCACCCTCGCCTGTTTCAACTCTGTTATAAACCCTttcatttatgtttttaatattgaaaaactaAGGAGGGAATGGAAAAATATTTGGCAAATTATTAAAGTGTTCtaa